One region of Halohasta litchfieldiae genomic DNA includes:
- the sppA gene encoding signal peptide peptidase SppA — protein sequence MVEDIPGDTVSKTDANSNKAAMIAAGIAGAAATLAGKQLVGRLTGGRFGGPEDYNVAKVTVSGPIQRTRSRSSPVAGRNASTADEIVEQIEAADDDEAVEALIVELNTPGGEVLPSDDIRRAAVDFDGPTLAYATDTCASGGYWIATGCDELWARDASLVGSIGVVGSRPNAAGLAEKLGLTYEQFTAGEFKDAGVPLREIEDDEREYLQSIIDGYYDQFVETVSEGRDMDPQDIRDTEARIYLGSDALKIGLVDELGTESDVEDRISDLIGADVETHAFEPSRSIAERLSLGAERVAFAAGNGVANVAVSDGRDLEVELK from the coding sequence ATGGTGGAAGACATACCCGGCGACACCGTCTCGAAGACTGACGCCAATTCCAACAAAGCTGCGATGATTGCTGCAGGGATCGCAGGCGCCGCCGCGACCCTCGCTGGAAAACAGCTTGTTGGTCGACTCACAGGCGGCCGGTTCGGCGGTCCCGAAGATTACAATGTAGCGAAAGTCACAGTCTCGGGTCCGATTCAGCGCACTCGGAGCCGATCCTCACCAGTTGCGGGACGAAACGCGTCCACTGCCGACGAAATCGTCGAGCAGATCGAGGCGGCTGACGACGACGAGGCTGTCGAAGCTCTCATAGTTGAACTCAATACGCCCGGTGGAGAGGTCCTTCCGAGTGACGATATTCGCCGTGCAGCCGTCGACTTCGACGGTCCGACACTCGCATATGCAACCGATACGTGTGCGTCTGGCGGCTACTGGATCGCAACTGGCTGTGACGAGCTGTGGGCCAGAGATGCCAGCCTTGTCGGGTCGATTGGTGTCGTCGGTTCACGACCCAACGCGGCTGGATTGGCCGAAAAACTTGGGCTCACGTACGAGCAGTTTACAGCAGGTGAGTTCAAAGACGCCGGCGTTCCCCTTCGCGAAATCGAGGACGACGAGCGGGAGTATCTCCAGAGTATCATCGACGGCTACTACGACCAGTTCGTCGAGACAGTCAGCGAGGGCCGGGATATGGACCCCCAAGATATTCGGGATACGGAAGCCCGCATCTATCTCGGGAGCGACGCTCTAAAGATCGGACTCGTCGACGAACTCGGAACCGAGTCGGATGTCGAAGATAGAATTAGCGATCTCATCGGAGCCGATGTTGAAACGCATGCGTTCGAACCGTCTCGAAGCATTGCCGAGCGACTGAGCCTCGGTGCCGAACGGGTTGCCTTCGCCGCTGGCAACGGTGTCGCAAATGTCGCAGTGAGTGACGGTCGCGATCTCGAAGTTGAACTGAAGTAA
- the glpA gene encoding anaerobic glycerol-3-phosphate dehydrogenase subunit GlpA, giving the protein MYMTHSVVVIGGGATGTGTARDLAMRGFDVTLVERGNLTEGTTGRTHGHLHSGGRYAVSDQESAVDCMEENRVLHRIAGHCIEDTGGLFVQLEGDSDEYFQQKLEGCAECDIPTEVISGEEARRQEPHLTKRVKRAIRVPDGAIDPFRLCVANAADAVDHGARVETHAEVVDLVVEDGRVTGVEIERQGPNYLGEGSEGQRETIAADYVLSATGAWASQIAEMADVDLEMAISKGAMVVTNVRQIDTVINRCLPKGEGDTIIPHETTVLLGANDDPVDDPDDYPEEQWEVDLMIDLASEMVPITAEARMIRAYWGVRPLYDPDPESTKESGDVTRNYFVLDHADRDGIEGFSSIVGGKLTTYREMAESATDHVCEVLGVDAECRTHEEPLPGSSDISVLEDQMDDFGLRSPIARRSKQRLGDRAEEVLDTDGPNPTVCECEAVTRAEIQDAIDGVGADPNGIRLRTRASMGNCQGGLCSHRISAEIYPKHDAVDARDALDELYQERWKGQRHTLWGRQLSQAMLNHLLHATTMNHDADPAVGGPSVDYDAFDSGRTEPIREESHGH; this is encoded by the coding sequence ATGTACATGACTCACTCAGTCGTCGTTATCGGCGGCGGAGCGACCGGTACGGGCACCGCCCGCGACCTTGCGATGCGGGGGTTCGACGTAACGCTCGTCGAGCGCGGGAACCTCACCGAGGGCACCACCGGTCGCACCCACGGCCACCTCCACAGCGGGGGTCGCTACGCCGTCAGCGATCAGGAAAGCGCGGTCGACTGTATGGAAGAAAATAGGGTTCTCCACCGGATCGCCGGCCACTGTATCGAAGACACCGGTGGTCTCTTTGTCCAACTCGAAGGCGACTCCGACGAGTATTTCCAGCAGAAACTGGAGGGCTGTGCGGAGTGCGACATTCCGACCGAGGTTATTTCGGGTGAGGAAGCCCGCAGACAGGAGCCACACCTCACAAAACGTGTCAAGCGTGCCATCCGCGTGCCCGACGGAGCCATCGACCCTTTCCGTCTCTGTGTGGCCAACGCCGCCGACGCCGTCGACCACGGCGCACGGGTCGAAACCCACGCCGAAGTGGTCGACCTCGTCGTCGAAGACGGCCGGGTCACCGGCGTCGAAATTGAGCGGCAGGGTCCGAACTACCTCGGGGAGGGCAGCGAGGGCCAGCGAGAGACCATCGCGGCCGACTACGTCCTCAGCGCGACCGGCGCGTGGGCGAGCCAGATCGCCGAAATGGCGGATGTCGACCTCGAAATGGCGATCTCGAAGGGCGCGATGGTCGTCACCAACGTCCGGCAGATCGACACCGTGATCAACCGCTGTCTGCCCAAGGGAGAGGGCGATACGATCATCCCGCACGAAACCACCGTCCTGCTCGGGGCGAACGACGACCCGGTCGACGATCCCGATGACTATCCCGAAGAACAGTGGGAGGTCGACCTGATGATCGACCTCGCAAGCGAGATGGTGCCGATCACCGCCGAGGCCCGCATGATCCGGGCCTACTGGGGCGTCAGACCGCTGTACGACCCCGATCCCGAGTCGACCAAAGAATCCGGCGACGTAACCCGGAACTACTTCGTCCTCGATCACGCCGACCGCGACGGTATCGAGGGATTCAGCTCGATTGTTGGCGGCAAACTCACGACCTACCGGGAGATGGCCGAATCCGCGACTGACCACGTCTGTGAGGTGTTGGGTGTCGACGCCGAGTGTCGAACCCACGAAGAACCACTCCCGGGAAGTAGCGATATCTCGGTGCTCGAAGACCAGATGGACGATTTCGGGCTTCGGTCACCGATTGCCCGCCGAAGCAAACAGCGTCTCGGCGACCGTGCAGAGGAAGTCCTCGATACCGATGGACCGAACCCCACCGTTTGCGAGTGCGAAGCCGTCACCCGCGCGGAGATCCAGGACGCCATCGACGGCGTGGGCGCGGACCCCAACGGGATTCGGCTTCGGACCCGCGCCTCGATGGGTAACTGTCAGGGCGGGCTCTGTTCGCACCGGATCAGTGCGGAGATCTATCCGAAACACGACGCGGTCGACGCCCGCGACGCCCTCGACGAACTGTATCAAGAGCGCTGGAAAGGCCAGCGCCACACGCTGTGGGGTCGACAACTCTCTCAAGCGATGCTCAATCATCTGTTACACGCAACGACGATGAACCACGACGCCGACCCCGCGGTCGGTGGCCCGAGCGTCGACTACGACGCCTTCGACAGTGGTCGCACCGAACCGATCAGGGAGGAGAGCCATGGCCATTGA
- a CDS encoding ThuA domain-containing protein yields MVSVTVWNEYLEERTNDEVASVYPDGIHETLASGLRERGHDVRTATLDEPDHGLTEEVLDDTDVLVWWEHRAHEDVDDEIVERVCDRIYDGMGFVPLHSAHFSKVFKRLMGTPCSLTYRESRERERVWTVDPSHPITAGLEESFVIPETEMYGEPFSVPEPDQLVFVSWFEGGEVFRSGCCYQRGTGRIFYFRPGHETYPVYHEPVVLDVIDNAVRWAVPQTDRTVSNDNVAVDSLE; encoded by the coding sequence ATGGTATCCGTTACCGTCTGGAACGAGTATCTCGAAGAGCGAACGAACGACGAGGTTGCATCTGTGTATCCGGATGGGATTCACGAGACTCTTGCATCTGGACTCCGCGAGCGCGGCCACGACGTGCGGACAGCGACCCTCGACGAACCGGACCACGGACTGACAGAGGAGGTTCTCGACGACACCGATGTTCTGGTCTGGTGGGAACACCGCGCCCACGAGGACGTCGACGACGAAATCGTTGAACGCGTCTGCGACCGTATCTACGACGGAATGGGGTTCGTCCCGCTTCACTCGGCGCATTTCTCGAAGGTTTTCAAGCGACTGATGGGGACGCCCTGCTCGTTGACTTACCGCGAATCCAGAGAGCGCGAGCGAGTGTGGACCGTCGACCCGAGCCATCCGATTACGGCGGGGCTTGAGGAGTCGTTCGTGATCCCCGAAACCGAGATGTACGGCGAGCCGTTCTCCGTTCCCGAACCCGACCAACTCGTGTTTGTCTCGTGGTTTGAGGGTGGTGAAGTGTTCCGGTCGGGTTGCTGTTACCAGCGCGGCACTGGTCGGATCTTCTACTTCCGACCGGGCCACGAGACGTATCCGGTCTACCACGAACCCGTGGTGCTCGATGTGATCGACAACGCTGTCCGCTGGGCAGTCCCACAGACGGACCGAACTGTCTCGAACGACAACGTGGCAGTCGACTCTCTCGAGTAG
- a CDS encoding class II aldolase/adducin family protein → MTSQNQPDLPNRDARETVCTYGREMLEKGLTKSTGGNVSSRTAEGNIAISPSGMPYPEIDPEEVPIIDLDGNVVHEGEKPSNEDTMHRLVYEARDDVGGMVHTHSPYASTFASLNEPVEASHYLIAFIGDKIPVAGYETYGTEALGQRAVEALGDEYNACLLANHGVLALGDSLSDALETAEMVEYCARIHYQARSIGEPDLLPNEEVDHLQEKFKGYGQNS, encoded by the coding sequence ATGACTTCACAGAACCAACCCGACCTACCGAACCGCGACGCAAGAGAGACCGTCTGTACCTACGGCCGAGAGATGCTCGAGAAGGGGTTGACAAAGAGCACCGGCGGCAACGTCAGCAGCCGGACCGCGGAGGGCAACATCGCCATCAGTCCCTCGGGGATGCCATATCCAGAGATCGACCCCGAAGAGGTGCCGATCATCGACCTCGACGGCAACGTCGTCCACGAGGGCGAGAAGCCGTCCAACGAGGATACGATGCACCGACTCGTCTACGAGGCCCGCGACGACGTCGGCGGGATGGTCCACACCCACTCACCATACGCCAGCACGTTCGCTAGTCTCAACGAACCGGTTGAGGCCTCCCATTACCTCATCGCCTTTATCGGCGACAAGATCCCCGTCGCCGGTTACGAAACCTACGGGACCGAAGCGCTCGGTCAGCGAGCAGTCGAAGCACTTGGCGACGAGTATAACGCCTGCCTGCTTGCAAACCACGGTGTCCTCGCGCTTGGTGACTCGCTTTCGGACGCCCTAGAGACGGCCGAGATGGTTGAGTACTGCGCCCGCATCCATTATCAGGCACGGTCCATCGGCGAACCGGACCTGCTACCTAACGAGGAAGTCGACCATCTTCAAGAGAAGTTCAAGGGCTACGGCCAAAACAGCTGA
- a CDS encoding DUF234 domain-containing protein, translated as MCGADAYADLIEPELPDFVRETFELLCHEVLPTLYPEYRLTQLPAQWWYKHHEIDVVATTDQSTLIVGEAKFTNSPLGYDVLAKLENTTDHIDWKTNTGGTPEYEYALFSHSRFKNSVEEAATERDNLQFVALGEIVSVLESS; from the coding sequence CTGTGCGGGGCCGACGCGTATGCGGATCTAATCGAACCGGAACTTCCAGATTTTGTGAGAGAGACGTTCGAATTGCTCTGTCACGAGGTACTTCCCACGCTCTACCCAGAATACAGACTGACACAGCTGCCTGCACAGTGGTGGTACAAACACCACGAAATCGATGTTGTCGCGACAACTGATCAGAGTACGTTGATTGTCGGGGAAGCAAAGTTCACGAATTCCCCGCTCGGATACGATGTGCTCGCCAAGCTTGAGAACACGACAGACCACATTGACTGGAAGACGAACACTGGTGGGACTCCGGAGTACGAATACGCTCTATTCAGTCACTCCAGATTCAAGAATTCAGTCGAAGAAGCTGCAACAGAGCGTGATAATCTCCAGTTCGTTGCGTTGGGAGAGATTGTTTCGGTCCTCGAATCCAGTTAG
- a CDS encoding FGGY family carbohydrate kinase: MIVALIGIDAGTTVIKSVAFSLEGEELYTSSVDNAVDSPEPGWAEQAMLTTWEKTAQTLRVQCGRQTRRTPLR; the protein is encoded by the coding sequence ATGATTGTGGCGCTGATAGGCATTGATGCCGGCACGACTGTGATAAAATCCGTCGCTTTCTCGCTCGAAGGCGAGGAGTTGTACACTAGCAGCGTCGATAACGCCGTCGACTCGCCGGAACCAGGCTGGGCAGAACAGGCTATGCTGACCACATGGGAGAAGACCGCACAGACGCTCCGGGTTCAGTGTGGTCGACAGACACGCCGCACGCCGTTGAGATAA
- a CDS encoding GlcG/HbpS family heme-binding protein — protein MVESIPLATATQLIEATQAKAEEIDNPMVIAVANSEGNLIAQHRMDGAWLASVNISKNKAYTSAALDMPTHELAEPSEPGNSLYGLDTRDEGRMVVFGGGYPLEADGEIVGTIGVSGGAVSQDQEVAEAGVDKWNQLVEDGAVDVQQD, from the coding sequence ATGGTAGAATCTATCCCGCTGGCGACAGCAACGCAACTCATCGAAGCAACCCAAGCGAAGGCTGAGGAGATCGACAACCCGATGGTTATCGCAGTAGCCAACAGCGAGGGCAACCTCATCGCTCAACATCGAATGGACGGCGCGTGGCTCGCGTCGGTCAACATCTCGAAAAACAAGGCCTACACCTCGGCCGCGCTGGATATGCCAACTCACGAACTCGCCGAACCGAGCGAGCCCGGCAACTCACTGTACGGTCTCGATACCCGCGACGAGGGCCGAATGGTCGTCTTCGGCGGCGGCTATCCGCTCGAAGCCGACGGTGAGATTGTCGGCACTATTGGGGTCTCCGGCGGCGCAGTCTCCCAAGATCAGGAAGTCGCCGAGGCTGGCGTCGACAAATGGAACCAGCTTGTCGAAGACGGTGCTGTCGACGTCCAACAGGACTGA
- a CDS encoding IclR family transcriptional regulator, producing MQLFQLGTCLRSRKELYKCARSEVDRLSSSTGLNAGLVVEEHGLGYCLYSRAGKDLDSVVIEEGEEIPLHATAVGKAMLAEIPRKETEQILDQHGTDLFTEKTITNREELIDTLETIKNHRVAFEENEFHDNVRAIGIAITGKNDRLIGGLFVAGDSESLTGKQLHQNNPGLLISAKNRLGNPAQPPTKE from the coding sequence ATGCAGCTCTTTCAGTTGGGAACGTGTCTCCGTTCACGCAAGGAACTATACAAATGTGCTCGCAGCGAAGTAGATCGTCTCTCATCTTCTACCGGTCTCAATGCTGGACTTGTTGTCGAAGAACATGGTCTCGGATACTGTCTCTACAGTCGGGCTGGAAAAGACCTTGATTCGGTTGTAATTGAAGAAGGCGAAGAGATACCTCTGCATGCAACCGCTGTTGGCAAAGCCATGTTGGCAGAAATCCCACGCAAGGAGACGGAACAAATTCTTGATCAACACGGCACAGACTTGTTCACCGAAAAGACAATAACAAATCGAGAAGAGTTGATTGATACGCTCGAAACAATCAAAAATCACCGTGTAGCCTTTGAGGAGAATGAATTTCACGATAATGTTCGTGCTATCGGTATAGCCATTACGGGCAAGAACGATCGACTTATTGGTGGACTCTTTGTTGCAGGAGATAGCGAGTCGTTGACTGGAAAACAACTTCATCAAAACAATCCTGGCCTTCTTATCAGTGCGAAAAACCGATTAGGAAATCCAGCGCAACCACCGACGAAAGAGTAG
- the nadA gene encoding quinolinate synthase NadA, producing the protein MPNMETATFETELSLFKYDNLEQLPASYRELTEADRTPRIEAALDELGDDVVILGHNYQRREIVDHADFIGDSYALSKHAAEADAEYVVFGGVTFMAESADIITDDDQTVVLPCMEASCPMAGMAEALQVDAAWEQITAADPDSEIIPITYMNSYADLKAFCAEQGGLVCTSSNAHKAFEWALERGDKILFLPDKHLGENTAHRLGMAESIAEWNPWDPEAKDADELEESEIVLWDGYCQVHERFTAEHIAEVRTEYPDANVVVHPECRREVVEAADVVGSTATITEVVEEADPGETWAIGTEIHLAKHLDRWHDDVNVFPLCGDACMDCDAMRQIDPNYLTWVLEELAAGREHNVIEVAPEEKELAGVALDRMLEL; encoded by the coding sequence ATGCCAAACATGGAAACAGCGACGTTCGAGACTGAACTGAGTCTGTTCAAGTACGACAATTTGGAGCAGTTGCCCGCCAGCTACCGGGAGTTGACCGAAGCCGACCGAACGCCGCGGATCGAGGCCGCACTCGATGAACTCGGCGACGATGTGGTCATTCTGGGCCACAACTACCAGCGCCGCGAGATCGTCGACCACGCCGACTTCATCGGCGACTCCTACGCGCTAAGCAAGCACGCCGCAGAGGCCGACGCCGAGTACGTCGTCTTCGGCGGGGTGACGTTCATGGCCGAATCCGCCGACATCATCACCGACGACGACCAGACGGTCGTCCTCCCCTGTATGGAAGCCTCCTGTCCGATGGCAGGCATGGCCGAAGCTCTGCAGGTCGACGCTGCTTGGGAGCAGATCACCGCTGCGGACCCCGACAGCGAGATCATCCCAATTACGTATATGAACTCCTACGCCGACCTGAAGGCGTTCTGCGCCGAACAGGGAGGCCTCGTCTGTACCTCCTCGAACGCCCACAAAGCCTTCGAGTGGGCGCTGGAACGCGGCGACAAGATTCTCTTCTTGCCCGACAAACACCTCGGCGAGAACACCGCCCACCGACTCGGGATGGCCGAGTCCATTGCCGAGTGGAACCCGTGGGACCCCGAAGCCAAGGACGCCGACGAACTCGAAGAAAGCGAAATCGTCCTCTGGGACGGCTACTGTCAGGTCCACGAACGCTTTACGGCCGAACATATCGCCGAGGTCCGCACCGAATACCCAGACGCAAACGTCGTCGTCCACCCCGAGTGTCGACGCGAGGTCGTCGAGGCCGCCGATGTCGTCGGCAGCACCGCGACGATCACGGAGGTCGTCGAAGAGGCCGACCCCGGCGAGACGTGGGCCATCGGGACCGAAATCCATCTCGCCAAACACCTCGACCGCTGGCACGACGACGTGAACGTCTTCCCGCTCTGTGGCGACGCCTGTATGGACTGTGATGCGATGAGACAGATCGACCCCAACTATCTGACGTGGGTACTCGAAGAACTGGCAGCGGGCCGCGAACACAACGTCATCGAGGTCGCCCCCGAGGAGAAGGAACTCGCTGGGGTCGCCCTCGACCGCATGCTGGAGCTATAA
- a CDS encoding 2-hydroxyacid dehydrogenase — protein sequence MRRVTLGSGHASTAEASPTARWSFVATGPSSSIMKILVTANLSSAALSRLEDDYGFDVEYVPIGDRESRLPESEFIDHLEGVEILIVGYEGVSENVLTQAEDLEIIACARGGPDANVDIAAATERGIPVLYAPGRNAVSVADFTWGLILAAGRQIARAHHLLHTGTYTGDPISDAAGGGEREDVTWGVAKDSPFANLKGPELTGKTVGIVGMGAIGQAVAARAQGFGVDLLGYDPYIDADEMADHDVTKGDLDELLEKSDVVTVHAPVTDSTRGLFGTEEFAAMKDSAFFINTARGALIDQDALVKALQNDELQGAALDVYDKEPLPDDHPLLDLDRVVTTPHLAGAANEVVDRHSKMIVDDIDALLNGREPTHVADKSVVDDFGLTADN from the coding sequence ATGCGCCGCGTGACCCTCGGGAGTGGTCACGCCTCCACAGCGGAAGCCAGTCCGACGGCCCGCTGGTCTTTCGTCGCAACCGGGCCGTCATCATCAATCATGAAGATACTTGTCACAGCGAACCTGTCCTCGGCGGCATTGTCCCGTCTGGAGGACGACTACGGCTTTGACGTAGAGTATGTCCCCATTGGGGACCGAGAGAGCCGGCTCCCTGAATCGGAATTCATCGACCACCTTGAGGGCGTGGAGATTCTCATCGTCGGCTACGAGGGCGTCTCCGAAAACGTTCTCACCCAGGCCGAGGACTTGGAAATCATCGCTTGCGCTCGGGGCGGCCCGGATGCCAACGTCGATATCGCCGCGGCCACCGAGCGGGGGATTCCCGTTCTCTATGCCCCTGGTCGCAACGCGGTCAGCGTGGCCGACTTCACATGGGGGCTAATTTTGGCCGCCGGTCGACAGATTGCTCGCGCACACCACCTCCTGCATACGGGGACCTATACCGGCGACCCCATCTCCGACGCGGCCGGCGGCGGTGAACGCGAGGACGTGACTTGGGGCGTCGCGAAGGACTCGCCCTTCGCAAACCTGAAAGGGCCGGAACTGACGGGCAAGACAGTCGGTATCGTCGGTATGGGCGCCATCGGGCAAGCGGTCGCCGCCCGCGCTCAGGGCTTTGGCGTGGACCTGCTAGGCTATGACCCCTACATTGACGCCGACGAGATGGCTGACCACGACGTGACGAAAGGAGATCTCGACGAACTACTCGAAAAGAGTGACGTCGTTACCGTCCATGCCCCAGTGACCGACAGCACGCGAGGCCTGTTCGGCACCGAGGAGTTCGCCGCGATGAAAGACAGCGCCTTCTTCATCAATACGGCCCGCGGGGCTCTCATCGACCAAGACGCGTTGGTCAAGGCTCTGCAAAACGACGAACTCCAAGGAGCCGCCCTTGACGTGTACGATAAGGAACCGCTACCCGATGACCACCCACTGCTCGACCTTGACCGAGTCGTCACAACGCCGCATCTGGCCGGGGCCGCAAACGAGGTGGTCGACCGCCATTCGAAGATGATCGTCGACGATATCGATGCGTTGCTCAACGGTCGTGAACCGACCCACGTTGCCGACAAAAGCGTTGTCGACGACTTTGGACTTACAGCCGACAACTGA
- the glpB gene encoding glycerol-3-phosphate dehydrogenase subunit GlpB codes for MAIESEVLVVGGGLAGITSAIAAAREGADVRLVCHKRTSLRQASGLVDGLGYVPARSEPREADAITQRRKDFRTVRSTRGEYTGPLVSPFDGFDELPESHPYSILGPEALRDGLALFDEMTGDMYLGDHTERNALVPTFGGTIKPTARYPRAVEAGLASDSRPMAIVGFRSLTDFDAGMVADSLERADVPFEVTGAEIAFAESFPADAKVTRLAKALDHDERIDGIPARQALVEAVEPHIGDAERVGFPALLGDDHTAEVRADLGDRLGVDVFEIPMGPPSLLGLRLEDQLYDALDAEGVRFVTGNPVVGYETRADDPNCIESVWVDHKGREVPYSAEQFVLATGGLVGKGLDSDRNRVREPVFDCHIPQPDNRYDWFVDDAFGDHAYARFGVRPNPSMQPLDANGEPEFANLYAAGSVVGGADIAREKSASGVSLATAVVAGRMAADPSTETPTSQ; via the coding sequence ATGGCCATTGAAAGCGAGGTGCTGGTCGTCGGTGGTGGCCTCGCCGGGATCACGAGCGCGATTGCGGCCGCCCGCGAGGGAGCCGACGTACGGCTGGTCTGTCACAAGCGAACCTCGCTCCGACAGGCCTCGGGGCTGGTCGACGGACTGGGCTACGTGCCCGCCCGCAGCGAGCCACGCGAGGCCGACGCGATCACCCAACGACGGAAGGATTTCCGAACCGTGCGGTCGACTCGCGGCGAGTATACGGGGCCACTCGTCAGCCCGTTTGATGGTTTCGACGAGCTTCCGGAGTCCCACCCCTACTCGATTCTCGGCCCCGAGGCACTCCGCGATGGGCTGGCGCTGTTCGACGAGATGACCGGCGACATGTATCTCGGAGACCACACCGAGCGAAACGCGCTCGTTCCGACCTTCGGCGGGACGATCAAACCCACTGCCCGCTATCCCCGCGCGGTCGAAGCCGGGCTGGCCAGCGATAGTCGACCGATGGCTATCGTTGGCTTTCGCTCGCTCACTGATTTCGACGCCGGGATGGTTGCCGACAGCCTCGAACGGGCCGACGTTCCTTTCGAGGTGACTGGCGCTGAGATCGCCTTCGCTGAGTCGTTCCCCGCCGACGCCAAGGTAACTCGACTCGCCAAGGCTCTGGATCACGACGAGCGGATCGATGGGATACCGGCTCGACAGGCACTCGTTGAGGCCGTCGAGCCGCATATCGGTGATGCCGAGCGCGTCGGCTTTCCCGCGCTGCTCGGCGACGATCACACCGCCGAGGTGCGGGCTGATCTCGGCGACCGATTGGGCGTCGACGTCTTTGAGATCCCGATGGGACCGCCGAGCCTGCTCGGACTCCGGCTCGAAGATCAACTGTACGATGCACTCGACGCCGAAGGCGTCCGGTTCGTCACGGGTAACCCAGTGGTCGGCTACGAGACGCGGGCGGATGATCCCAACTGCATCGAGTCGGTCTGGGTCGACCACAAGGGACGAGAGGTACCCTACAGCGCCGAGCAGTTCGTGTTGGCGACCGGCGGCTTGGTCGGTAAGGGACTCGACTCCGACCGAAACCGGGTTCGTGAGCCGGTGTTCGACTGCCATATTCCACAGCCGGACAATCGGTATGACTGGTTCGTCGACGACGCCTTCGGCGATCACGCCTACGCGCGGTTCGGCGTGCGACCCAACCCGTCGATGCAACCCCTTGATGCCAATGGCGAGCCGGAGTTTGCGAACCTCTATGCGGCTGGGTCGGTCGTCGGCGGTGCGGATATCGCCCGCGAGAAATCCGCTAGCGGTGTCTCGCTGGCTACCGCTGTCGTCGCCGGGCGGATGGCTGCCGATCCAAGCACAGAAACGCCGACCTCTCAGTAG
- the dgoD gene encoding galactonate dehydratase translates to MEITDYELYLVPPRWVFLKLVTEDGTEGWGEPIIENHAQTTMSAVREILDNYLVGQDATEIERHWQAMYRARHVRGGPILMSAIAGIDQALWDIKGKQYDAPVYELLGGRARDRIPVYQWVGGDTPEEVAAAAQIAVDHGYRALKMAAVSSLRRLDSPSTIMEAKRRVGAVRDVIGEDIDLGVDFRGRVSKAMVRWLAAELDEYGAMFYEEPVLPDNIELLSEVRPHTRTPLASGERLYSRWDFEEILSEGLVDVIQPNPSHAGGISEVRKIAAHAETQDVALVPHCPVGPIALAACVQLDTVIPNAILQAQYHEIHAPENNEHLAYLKDQDVFQYSDGFIRPPDAPGLGIEIDEEYVTNRQEPTLDWENPVWYHNDGSVAEW, encoded by the coding sequence ATGGAAATCACAGATTACGAACTGTACTTGGTCCCCCCACGGTGGGTATTTTTAAAACTCGTCACTGAGGACGGTACTGAAGGCTGGGGTGAGCCGATTATAGAAAACCATGCCCAGACCACGATGAGTGCCGTCAGAGAGATTCTCGATAACTATCTTGTCGGTCAAGATGCCACCGAAATCGAACGTCACTGGCAGGCCATGTATCGTGCTCGCCACGTCCGGGGCGGCCCCATTCTTATGAGCGCTATTGCCGGTATCGATCAGGCCCTGTGGGATATCAAAGGCAAGCAGTACGATGCGCCAGTCTACGAACTGCTCGGCGGACGTGCTCGGGACAGAATTCCGGTTTACCAATGGGTGGGTGGCGACACACCCGAAGAAGTCGCCGCAGCAGCACAGATAGCAGTCGACCACGGATACAGGGCACTCAAAATGGCTGCTGTGTCGTCTCTGCGAAGACTTGATTCTCCGTCTACCATCATGGAAGCCAAACGCCGTGTCGGGGCTGTTCGTGATGTCATTGGCGAGGATATCGATCTTGGTGTCGACTTCCGTGGTCGAGTTTCCAAAGCGATGGTCCGATGGCTGGCAGCGGAACTCGACGAGTACGGTGCAATGTTCTACGAAGAACCTGTCCTCCCAGACAATATCGAACTGCTCTCAGAAGTGCGTCCTCACACTCGTACGCCACTCGCATCGGGTGAACGACTCTATTCACGCTGGGATTTCGAGGAAATCCTCTCGGAAGGCCTCGTCGACGTTATTCAACCAAACCCGTCACACGCTGGCGGTATCAGCGAAGTCCGAAAGATTGCAGCCCACGCCGAAACCCAGGACGTGGCATTGGTACCGCACTGCCCAGTGGGGCCGATTGCCCTTGCAGCGTGCGTCCAGCTTGATACTGTTATCCCCAACGCCATCCTCCAAGCACAGTATCACGAGATTCATGCCCCAGAGAACAACGAACATTTGGCTTATCTCAAGGATCAAGATGTCTTCCAGTACAGTGATGGGTTCATTCGTCCCCCCGACGCACCGGGTCTCGGTATTGAAATCGATGAGGAGTACGTTACAAATCGACAAGAGCCTACACTCGATTGGGAGAATCCAGTCTGGTACCATAATGACGGGAGCGTTGCTGAATGGTGA